The following DNA comes from Dermacentor andersoni chromosome 2, qqDerAnde1_hic_scaffold, whole genome shotgun sequence.
GTGCGCTGGAGTCAGAACAgccgagctttcttttttttttttttcgtactgacAACCAGCGCGCTTCATTTCGGACCTCGCCTGTTGTGCGCACAGCTGCGCGCTCGGAGCGCGGTTTCGCTCGCAAGGGTCGCGCTCCGACCGACGGAGCCGTTTTCGTCACCTTCCGTCACTGTGCCACGTTTCCGTTGTCTTCCCTTGCGCGGTGAGATGTTTCGCCACAAGTTCTTTCGTGGCTGCAGTCCCGAAGACGGGGTCGGGGTCGAACGCGCCACCTCAAGGAGCGCGGCACTGCTTCGAGGTAGCTCGGCTGTACCGCAGCTCGAGACGAAATTCGACCGCTAAGCAATTAGCTATTGGACGCCCGTGGAAGCGTATCACAGAGCCGACACCGATGGAGCAAATGAAAAACTATAGAATAACAAATCAAAACCAGGAACAAAAGGATGCGACGTCCATAGATTGAATCTAGGCATAGCAACATTGAGGTGCACCACGTCAAAACGTCAGAGCCGAATGCGGAACAGTCATTCGAGGCTCACGACATAATCGTCTAAAAAGCCTCAATGAATGACGCAATGCTCGAaaatatacaaaaagaaaaagaatgcgggACAGGTAATGAGTTGCCGATGAGCGGCACGCCGGAAGGCGCTGATCGCGTGGAATCGAAAGCCGCCTCCCGTGTTGTGGGGAGAGGGCGCTGCGCTCGGCCGCGGCCATTGTGGAGCGGAGCGGGCGGGCGGTTTGAGGTACGGTGAGCTCGCCTCGCGAAAGTGACAGGCGAGAGTGCGCGCACGCGGAAGAAGGGACCCGCTCGGCCATCCTGGACGAGAAGGACACGCCCTCCGGTCGCGACGTCGGGGCGCCCACGAAACGCCACGGATGCGCGCGACGACGACGCAGGGCTTCCGCGATCACTTCCGGCCGCTCGCGCAGCCGCGGAATCGTGCGAAACAAGGGGAGCGAGTGGCTGTCGGCGGACACAAGAAGACGCTTCCGAGGTTGGCGCGCAATGTGACTGCGAGCGGAATCCGTCTAACCAGCGCGTCTAACGACCCCGAGGAACGCGCGACGGCGCAAATGTCTAGATCTGGTTTTGCACACCTGGCAGCATCTGTACTTGCGCACAGCGCTTGTCATGGAAACAGTAAACTTACAAGAGACGACCACGTAGCCTGCGCGTTCAAGGAGGAGCTAAAGGGCTAAGTTAGCCGCTCTGTCGAGAACTCGCATGCGAAACTGCACAGCGCGCGATaatctttttgtttatttctcaACATGTCCTGCTCCATAGAGTTTCACGCTATATTAGCCAGAGGGAAATCTGGCTCTGTCGCGCTGTTGTACGCTTACGAACATGAAcgaaggaaaaagataggagggagggaaggaaggaaggaaagaatgaaggaaggaaacaaactttatttctcaaaaagaaaattaggcaACCGTGgttgggcccttagtccagggctccactggcacgagcgtctggctgggcttGTTCCAGGAGAGCCACTTGGCTCTCCATTTCCTTGTACGCAAGTCATGCCTCCCACTGACTATTAAACACGAGTGGGTGTGCATTGATGCATGGGCTAGTAATATGTGAAGGCCTTTCCAGGCACACCCATGTGGTATGTTGTAGTGTAGGTTTGTTAGAACACCATGGAGACAGACGTCCAAAAATCTGGTTGGGTTTATTTTACTGAGTTTATGTAGGttggcatttcctttctttaacgctgcttcTCCAGTGCTAAACATCTGCAGGcctggagtgacgcctgacaccggcaaaatatgccgagagcgagtgacactatactaatccaggtacaacaaaattaggaaggcccactaagcttgaacagaGACACTCTcccaccagaacaggaattggacTCCCTCgcgcagtattcggccactacctcccgaatgattcctacaattaacccatgacCCTCAGTCCCCAGGAGCTGGGGAGCACCttaccaaggcggcggtcagaccagtaacgcagcagagggtgctaaggatcTCTGGGTCCGgataggccgccaatggaaactgaccctggcagcTTTTAATTGaggaactctgtcgagtgaggctagcgtagcaggactctttgaagaactatcagcAGTTcatcagcagacgaaatggacatgtccactaagtggacaCTTACCGAATAGCCCCCTTCGTCGCCGCCGTTGAGAACGTCTCGTtcggcactctgctttcctcctccccTTTTCACCatgctctcctcctccgctttcctactCATGTAACCGCTGCACCCTTCTCCTCcattttcctcctcgcgctctcttcgctatcgccgtctttcatcccccgctccgtgttcgctcgattacgccgagcGATGCTcagcgcaggaacgggcgccgcgCTCTAAAGCTAgaagatattaaagaaaaatattaGGCAGATAACGCAGCCTCGCCGTCGAAATATTCTTGCTGAAAAATTATGCAAGCATTTTAATCAGTAATGCATTAAAGAAAGGCACATCTCAATGGCAGCACTTTAGATCATTTTACACCTAAGGGTATATTTGTGCGTCTACAACTCACACACCTACACCCTTAGAATTGGGTATTACCTATGGAGATACATACATTTCCAAGGTAGAATTCCCAAAATTGGACCCTTAACAACTCAAGATTTCTTTGAGCGTGAGAATACAATTACACCCTTCCGGCAGGAATAAACTATAATTTACAAGGTGATAAAACATAATCTATCCACTGTGAAGAACCCCACATCCCCTGTGACTCATCCTCTAAACAAAGGAAATCAAGAATACAATGCGACCATATCTATACCATTTTGGTGTGAACTCACCATTAGTATCGATACTAAATTTTATAATGTGtgagtgcgcgagtaacaaaccGTAGAAAAGCGCAGACATGACCGAAGACAAATGACAAGTATAGCATGGTTCCTTCTCACTGCCTTTTACAACGATTCACAGGCCGCTTGTCACAATACAAACCAGCATTTATAGCCACAAAATCGAGGGAACCAGAAGAAAAGGATGGGCTGCAGAGTGACCTGCGTAAGTGCGCGGTCATTTCCAGACATATGCAAAACCTCTTGTGTATGCTTTCGTGTGTTAGAGAAGAACATATGACTGTTAACTAAGCTTTATCGCAAGGCAAATATTTGCAAAAATAATGTTATAGTAACAATATCGCCTTACAGAATTCCCAAAATAAAATACCGCTACCCACCCTTACACTTCAACAAGGCGTAACCTGCCAAATACGCCCCTCGTTCGCCCTTAAACACTGTAAGAATTCAGTATGACTGTTTTTACCAAAGTTAAGCCCgatcaaagaaaaagaacagaaacgctGAAATTAATGTTTCGTACGGCATTCCACCCTTAGGGTTGTAATAGATTTGACAGTGAGTGCAAAGTTCAGCCATGGAAATGACTTGAACTATAAAGAATAAACCGTAGAAAAGTCCAGTaatggaaagaaaaaagataatATTCATCTGAAGACGCTAATACATACGACGTACCGCTCGCTAAACCATAAAGTGCGTTCGGGCAAATAACCACTGCATATGATGTACAGTCAAGCACAAAATTTTATGGAACACGAGATCTGTGAAAAATCTGACCATATGCGCATCCTCAAAACGCAacctagtattcgcatttacagcttcTACTAGTGTGTGTGAGCAACATTGTGATATTCGATTTTATTTACCACTATTAGAGGCTATCGTGGTCGGTAAGCtattgcggttgactgtacaatGTACATTAAGTCGCTTTGAACTTTTCTTTATATCAAGCTATATCGGCCCTCAAATACGGTTTGTAGGGTAATTGGCCCTTTGCATTACTGGCACACCATTGTCACTATACCGTAAAGCTATTTCATTCTGTTTCTAATCCATTTCTGCCACTGTTCCTCAGCGATTGGTCAAGAATTGTTGGGCCACCcgcacttcgcctgcctgtcatgCAACGTTGCGAAAATCGCGAAAGCTtcccgtctgatatgacgtgcgcacACTGATAATGCATGACTCGGcccaacaacaagaaaagaaatcgatcgtacgcctttttcgccatcagccctccGCTACGGGTCAAAATGTTTCGGGCTGCGGCCACTTCGCCTATCTGTaacacgacgtcacaaaatcgcgataactcactgcgtcaaagagAAGTGCGTGCACTAAAGATACATTAAtaggccgaacaaaactgaaattttttttcggaatagccggagactgccctgtTCCTAAAGGAATCAAAGATAGCTTCCCGCCGTACACTCTGCCACTGGCTAGTCGGAGTTTCGGGCAGAGTGGATTTGTCTTCGTGCAACAGCAACCTTCGCGTGAAATTAGAACGCTGTCGAGCCCTTTCGTCGCGCAAGCATCACTCTCCCAACTAGTCTTCGCTGAGGATACGCAACGACATTCTTTAACctcccgttgcacgccgccgtgattttctGACCAGCGACCAAAAGATAAATGAGTGGACgctgaccaatcgcagatgccggcatgGCCTCGTTCCTCTGGTTATCTACTTTCATGGCGCAAGCCCTGCCCCAGTGAAACCCTCTCCACTATCGCGCCCTCCTCGTCTCTTGTCATCCAATCAGATAAGAAAAAACGTGTGAAAGAGACAATGCTATCCTCTAAACGCTCTCctctgaacgaggagagcgtttcactGGCATGTCCAAACAAGGCTGcgagtcaccgcccgatgctggCGTCAGCGGCTACGTAAATCTGATGTCGGGAGATTGGAATGAAATTAGAATCACACAGTTTTACGTTACGCGGCCCCATGAGTGCTCAAGGAGAAGCTTCATCATTCCCGGTGAATATGCTCGTCTGTAAAATCAGGCTCCGGGACGAAGTTGCCAGAAAAATTATATTTCCTTTCCAGCTCTTTCAGATTTCTCTGAACATATTGCGTTTAATATAGATTGAAATGTTCTGACGAGATATCATGTTCATAGACCAGAAGTCTCAATAAGGCGTTTTGCATGTTCGTTGGGTCGTCATATAGCGTGTTCATTCTATTGGCTGCGCACACAAAGTCAATCTTCTAGTCCGTTCACATATACGGCAATGAATATGTTGATTCTGGGCATTCTGTTTCTTTAGCGAAACGAGAATCATAACGTAAATGCACAGTTTATTCAttgtatttattttttcgcaTGCTTAAAGCTCATGCCATCTATCTCACGAGCGACTAAAAAAATCAatgcaacaacaaaaacaacaatgaATACGAAAAGAGTGGAGGCACCTATGGTACAGGCAAGGTTGATCCGTGGTGTTTGTGCAGTCAGACTTAATCTTGGTTCCCTTAGCATTACAGGGGTCACCAATATTCCTGTTTATTCGACGATCATCACAAACTCATTCAACTTTCATTATAAACAAGAACGCTTCAAGCACACAAATTACCTTAGATCGCTGCACTGTTCGATTTGAAAACTTGCGACACGTCAAAGCCATGTATGCATTCTTTCTGATAAACTCACATCCTGTCTACATGTTAACTGAGGAGATGCATTATTTCTTCTTGAAGTCGGTTTCCTGGCATTGGTGATTTTGCACCGATACACGCAGTGGAAAGAACTAATTGCACTGGTTACACTGAAAATAATATCTTCGAAGTGCACGAATGACTTGTACTTTGTTCTCACCTTCCTCTGGTAAACATCAATCTAGGCGGACTTGTAGAATTCGTGCCTTCTTACATAATAGTCATTTGGGTATAGTCCTTAATTGACTGGGACGAATAAAGTATTCATTCGTTCAGTACCTCTATctagtgtgtgtatatatatatatatacaaacgtcTTCCATAagtacgtttctttttgtttatggTAGAGCGCGTGTGCTTGTGCCTTGTGCCTTACACGTCACAACCCCATCAGGCGAACCCACAATGATACAAAGacaaacataggggaaattacttgcgtaTTTAATTGAGatgtaaaataaacaaaaattacctttatttatcatttctatatttCAATGAAACAAACAATTGCTTTCCTTTGTATGAATGTCCGTTGGGCTCATATGCTTGTGACTTCAGGGCCCCTCGGTTCCAATACTTCAGTATAGATACTTGTAAAATCCACAGGCTCTTCTACGAAAATGTAAATACCGCAACTGCATAAATGTAAGTTCATGAATATCGTTGCGATTCTCATCTTTCTTTCTGTTCGTTTTGGTTTAACTCAGATCAACCTGCAACTActgttttttgtgtgtgaaagTAATGAATACCTGAACATATACTGCTGGTTTTATTCGTGGATGTGAAATTTTGCTTTCGCCTTCTCTCCTCTCCTTTTTAGATCTACCATTCAACACAAAAAAGGAGCCATGAAGTTCGCCATTGCAGTCGGTAAGTATAACCTGACTAAATCAACTAACCACGTAAAAGTCGCATGCGAATACCTATAATCAAGACGTGCAATATGTTGTGGAGTAAAACTGCGGACAATCTTTAAATTAACTCGATGGGAAGAAGCAGCCTAAAATAGTGGAATAATGTTCACGTCACAGGCATACCAGAAAGTAGAGTAAGTTCCAGGTGGCTTCGTCAGCAACTGCGGTCTTCGACAGTGATTACAGTGCACCCGGCCTGATGGATATATCGATCGAAGACACTGCGCCTTGCGTAACTTTAGGTGTCACTTGCTCCCATTTTGTCCATGTAGGTGATATGAGAGCTACGCTTATCTACAAACATTGCCATTTTTGCGTGGGAGATCACCCTGTGTGCCTTCCAATGCGAGAATTACCTTTCAAGTGTCAACGAAATGAAGTCGAATACTTGATTCTCTTGAAAGCGGAcgtttccctcctcctcctttttcAGCTCTCATTGTTGCCGCGGCCGTCACCGCCAGGCCTAGGGTAAGCATGACTTGTAGAATTTTTTTGCTTAATCAATAAAAAGGAAAGAGCTTGTCTGGCTTGTTTACTGGCACTGTTGAGAGCCAGCTGGATTACCGGATTAGTATAACGGTGACTACTTGAAGTCACAGAAACCATACATTTTCACTTTTTCTGATTAACCTAGCTCTTTGCTTTTCCTTTGTATCTCGCTCTTATCGAATAAGTCGCGCCTTTAATGCTGAAACATAAACAGTAAGTCTTGCTGATAACGTTGGAAACATTTGCGGTTAGCCGGTTTCACTTATATTGCACAGTAACACTTACATGCCGACCAAGTATAAGGCAGGCAACTTTACTGACGCTTTGCAGAGGTTACAGGAAGATATTGTGGTCTTTCAATTTTTAGTCGCGAAGGAACAGTATGCTCTCACTAAGTCTATTTCGACTGCTTCGGCCAGCATAACGTAAGACAGAAAGACGGAAAGGAAGCAGGGGTCAGATTCACGATGTTCATCGTTCGTAAGCGCTTCCTTGTTATTGGTctgtcgccttcgctaatgatgtgTCATGAACTACGGCTTGCTGGAATTCACACTTGCGAACAATGCTAGGGTgtgagctttttgtgaatatgggcccaggCCTGTAATTTATGCGTTAAGTAACTCCTGCCGAGCCGGCCGATATACACAACTATCCCTGCAAGATACAGTGTTTCTAACTATATTCCTCGGATCTCTTCCAACTAACTGACGTGCTTCGATATCACATTTGAGCTTCTTCGTAAGTTCTGAATACCACTTCCACGCATTGGAGAGATCCCTGCACAATTACGCGAGCTAATACATGCAGGAACTTTGCAATGATTATTTGAGCATTATGTTTCGTAATCTCTACCAGTTATTTTACATACCTTAACTCCTACGTTAACAGCACCATATACTCATTTTAACTCTACCTGCACGACATCCATCCGTCACTCGAATTCTCCACTCGCCTTGGCATCTAATTCTGCATGTTGTAGGTGCGCTCCAATTGAAACACTGGTGGACGCGATGACGAAAACACGAACCAGTGCACAGCAAGCTCAGTTATCATTACTTCAACCCCGGAAGCTCTCTAAACCAAAACAGTGATATGTCATCTCCCGAGCAAAGACGCGGGCTACGCAAGGACATCCCCTTTTTGCCAGAAACGCCTTTCTTGCACTTCCTTATAAtcatatagttctaaagttccgtggtttaTATTTTTTGTTCCTCGCTTTTGTGGGTTTTGGGCCTCGTGCCCCGTCCAGTGTTCATTGTCTTTCACGGGTAAACAAGCGGGTAAACAAGGCAAGTAAACAAGCCTGTTCGCCTGGTGCCCTGTGCTGCAGAGCAAGCGGGCGGCCTACGAACTTCCGGACGGCGCCGAGCTGGTGGTGGGCAACATCAAGACGACCTTCGAGTGTCCGGCCAAGAACGGCTACTTCGCCGACGTCGACAACGAATGCCTCATCTTCCACGTCTGCAATGTTGTCACGCACGCGGACGGGCACACAGAGGTCCAGCAGTTCAGCTTCTTCTGCGGAAACCAGACCAGTGAGTACAGTCACGAACCCCATAAAGTCTTGTATGCTTGCCCATGAGACCTTCAGTGTTCACTTGATCAGACCTATCTGCATACATCGAGTGTCCCGCGTCTTCTCTGGCTGTGTCCTGACCTCGCACGTGTTGGGCGATGCCACCTGGACGTTGTGGGCCTTTATTCCTCGAGGGCTCTGGACTATAACTTATGCTTTCATGATCCCCATCTTCCGCTATACCTACTGATGTGTATCGCGGAGACTTATGTACAGTCGGTCACAagagtttacggaccacggggtcTGCGAAAAATTTGAAAGCCCGCGAATCCTGTGTGCGTACCGACGAATTCAGTGTTTGTAGCGATAAAGCTTTTTCGACATACGGAGTGAATTATTATATTAAAAATGTCAACCATTCACAGCAAAATTAATCGTTTGTCGTGGAACCTGcgttccgtaaacttttgtggttgattGTACTTGTAACCATCTCTTCCACTGAGCACGCTTTCTAAGAAAGGTACACCCCATACGGAGGAGTAAAAGTCAACAATGTCTGTTGCTCGGCCTAAAGATGAACGCCCGCAGATGCATCACCGTCGGGCAAATAAGAGCCAGCTTTACCTTACAACATCGCTCGTTCTTCGTGCTATTTTCTTCTCGCTTCATGAGATGTTGCAAAACAACTTTTTTAATGAAAGTAGAACCGACCGAGCCCAATACTGCTTGCCTTGAAAACTAGCCGCTATAGGTATCctcatttttgttttctagtGCATCACAAGCAGTGCTCCCTGCGATAGCTGGCAACCCGCCATAATATATACAAGCTAATTGTCAGCGGTTAGTCACAAAAATATTTACAGACCACATTATACTAGTTGGTACCATAACGCTCTTTCCAATCCCCTTGCCGCCGGCTGATAAACACTTCCCTTTCTCTTACTCCCACTGTGGCGAATTGCAAAAACTTTCTTTTGGAGTCCACATGCTCGTGTCATGTGATTGAAAGGCTTCCATTCTATTCTCTGGACTAGAAGCAACATACGTCCTGTGTAAGCGAATTGTCGAGAAACGCCTCCTAACTGAACACGAACCAAACTTTGTGGCGCAGTGTTCAACCAGCTGAGCCTGACGTGCGCCTTCCCGGAGGACGCTGTGCCGTGCCCGAACGCGCCCGACTTCTTCTACGTGAACGACAACATTGGCATTCCGGACGCTCCATTCCTGACGGACGCGGACGTCGAGAAGGCATCCGCACTCATCGCTGGCGCCAGGAAGAGCAAGGCCTAGGCACATCCTGGACGGCCAGCTGCTGGACTAGCGCGAACCGGAAGCGCCAGGTCTCCCGTTGATGCCAATTTCTCACCGCCGCACATCCCAGTACGCATTGCCACGGTGGCTCCTGTCCCCTTGGAACAAACTGTGTTGTGGTGACGATGGCGTCTGCTGGGTCCAGTTGTGCAACATCTTGTTCGGAACTGCGGCTGCACGCACGGCGACCATTAGTTCGGCATTAGGTCAATTGCAGGACATAGCCCTTAATAACAGATTGCGTCATTGTATATCAAAGACGTGGTCCTGCTCTGCCGTTCGAGTAAAGCGAAGGCATTTTTGCCGTCATACCGGTAGTCGCAAACAAGAGGAAAGGACATAAGAAATAAAACGATCTTGAACGGATTAAACTATACATGCCAGTATTCGGCGATACGTACGACACCATTGTTATAAGAAATGTCTATCAGTTACGTTTTATTGAAACTCGCTGTGGAAATGGAGTTCGCGATGCTAATGTCATCTTTGCTTCTATTGCCGTCAGATATCGGCCTACAGCTTCCATGATGGGTGCTGTGTTGGTTTTCGGGACATCTAACAACACTTTTGAAGTAAGCAATTAAATGTTGCCTGTATCTCCTCTTAGTCGGGACATGTCACCAAGTTTCGCAGAGAAAGAAGGCCTGCATTCAAAGACGTACTTTGTGACTAACTAGAAGCCCAAGAACGCAACCGTCAGCTATACTGGCCAATCTGCGTCATGTGCCTTAACTGCTGCTTTCTCCAGTAGTTATGCAAGGTTTGTACGTATCAGTGCGAACATGAGGGATGGGACCCAAATTCACGGAGCGCTTATTACGCAACATAGCGGCTCATGAGGTTGGCCAATGACAATAGCAAACAGGCTGAAGTCAGCGGACCAAGCAGGTCGTCAGCAGATCTTGCAAAAGGAGAACTTTGTGAATCTGTTGctt
Coding sequences within:
- the LOC126539929 gene encoding uncharacterized protein, with protein sequence MKFAIAVALIVAAAVTARPRSKRAAYELPDGAELVVGNIKTTFECPAKNGYFADVDNECLIFHVCNVVTHADGHTEVQQFSFFCGNQTMFNQLSLTCAFPEDAVPCPNAPDFFYVNDNIGIPDAPFLTDADVEKASALIAGARKSKA